Proteins from a single region of Hermetia illucens chromosome 3, iHerIll2.2.curated.20191125, whole genome shotgun sequence:
- the LOC119652393 gene encoding lysosomal acid phosphatase-like — translation MASTIVSVRDLILFGILILSRVDDISAKFPSGCPRCGKGESTLKAVAMLFRHGDRSPTMSYPLDPYRDYPWPGGYGALSERGSEEMYGSGLIKSTRYSSLLSIDCDSDAACTVDFDNILVFSSAVPRCVESAESFLDGFLRVDWPSDLINVIPQNQDEILAIPGKLCPKYESIIATGPSLDSRKFKKVIDFRSSKGQEFLAYLQNHTGLVIDSSTDILFIADTLFIDEDNDLELPAWTESVFEQYLLPILSIVYDALGSSQYMKIRSSALFEDMANRFDNLIEGLDEQNIVLYSAHDVTLNGMLHLLGIRDQADARPPYGASLNLELHDNSKIKSDYEVKLLYYGSYDDQNPTEIKIPKCRAPCPYKRFKRNIEPRLIDDYESACSL, via the exons ATGGCTTCGACTATTGTTTCTGTTCGAGACTTGATATTATTTGGTATTTTGATACTGAGCCGGGTGGATGATATCAGTGCGAAATTCCCGTCGGGCTGCCCGCGATGTGGCAAAGGGGAATCTACCTTGAAGGCTGTTGCAATG CTTTTTCGGCATGGAGATCGATCACCTACGATGTCATATCCATTGGATCCCTACCGCGACTATCCTTGGCCAGGTGGTTACGGAGCTTTATCAGAG AGAGGGTCTGAAGAAATGTATGGCTCCGGATTGATAAAGTCCACTCGATATTCATCCCTTCTTTCTATTGATTGTGACTCAGATGCTGCGTGCACTGTAGATTTTGATAACATTCTGGTTTTCAGCAGTGCCGTTCCACGATGTGTTGAGAGCGCCGAAAGTTTCTTAGATGGATTTCTTAGAGTCGATTGGCCCTCTGATCTAATTAACGTCATACCACAAAATCAAGATGAG ATATTAGCTATACCAGGAAAATTGTGCCCCAAATATGAAAGCATCATAGCAACCGGACCTAGTTTAGATTCTCGTAAATTCAAGAAAGTCATAGATTTCAGATCAAGCAAGGGACAAGAGTTTTTAGCTTATTTGCAGAACCACACGGGCCTC GTTATAGATTCCTCTACTGATATACTATTTATTGCGGATACCCTATTTATTGATGAAGATAACGATCTCGAATTACCTGCCTGGACTGAGTCTGTTTTTGAGCAATACCTCTTACCAATTTTGTCCATTGTTTATGATGCGTTGGGCTCTTCGCAGTACATGAAAATTCGAAGTTCGGCTCTTTTTGAGGATATGGCGAACAGATTTGATAACCTTATTGAAGGATTAGATGAACAAAATATTGTGCTGTATTCAGCTCATGACGTAACTCTTAATGGAATGCTTCATCTTCTTGGGATTCGAGATCAGGCCGATGCCAGGCCACCCTATGGAGCCTCACTTAATTTGGAGCTTCATGACAACTCAAAGATAAAAAGTGATTATGAAGTAAAG TTGTTATACTATGGATCCTACGATGACCAGAATCCAACTGAAATCAAGATTCCAAAATGTCGGGCACCATGTCCTTACAAGAGATTTAAGCGCAACATCGAGCCGAGGCTTATAGATGATTATGAGAGTGCCTGCTCGCTATGA
- the LOC119652267 gene encoding lysosomal acid phosphatase-like: MELTKSKEGLLLLFSALVITSLDHVCGKPALKAVSMLTRHGDRSPLMTYPLDPYLNYSWPGGQGSLSPIGAQQLYHSGVIKSLRYSSLLNRSCHNKSCSIDTNNILVLSSSARRCISSATHFLDAFLKGTWSPDLIRIILQDEDEIIRPPGKPCSDYEYLYIRGPEWNTPEVIHIIDRQSPNGRKFLNILEENTGLTIKNTYDILALEDILLIQLDHGLELPAWVKSIYDKHLNPMALALFDLWSSSDYMKIRGGRLLNDIIERLQSYTEGSSNQNILLYSGHDTTIASLIHTLGVRKQTDIRPNYGAMLSLELYENIEVKNDLEIKIVYYQKHSDNDPIIIEIPHCKVPCPFKKFSMNMQTKLIKNYKESCIRS, from the exons ATGGAGCTAACAAAATCCAAGGAAGGTTTGCTTTTATTGTTTAGTGCGCTAGTGATCACTTCATTGGACCATGTCTGCGGAAAGCCTGCACTGAAAGCTGTTTCAATG TTAACTCGGCATGGAGATCGGTCACCGTTGATGACTTACCCCCTTGATCCATATTTAAATTACTCCTGGCCCGGAGGTCAAGGATCTTTATCACCG ATAGGCGCCCAACAGCTCTACCATTCTGGGGTAATCAAGTCCCTTCGATATTCATCCCTCCTGAATAGAAGTTGCCATAATAAATCGTGCAGCATAGATACGAATAATATCCTAGTTCTAAGCAGTTCCGCCAGGAGATGTATCTCAAGCGCAACACACTTCCTAGATGCATTTCTGAAAGGTACTTGGTCCCCAGATTTGATCCGAATAATCCTTCAAGATGAAGACGAG ATTATACGTCCTCCTGGAAAACCGTGCTCTGATTATGAATACTTATACATCCGCGGGCCCGAATGGAATACACCTGAAGTGATTCATATTATTGATCGGCAGAGCCCCAACGGTCGTAAGTTTCTGAATATTTTGGAGGAGAACACAGGATTG ACCATTAAAAACACTTACGATATACTCGCACTTGAAGATATTTTACTCATCCAGCTCGATCATGGCCTCGAGCTACCTGCCTGGGTGAAATCGATTTATGACAAACATTTGAATCCAATGGCCCTGGCTTTATTCGATCTGTGGAGCTCCTCGGATTACATGAAAATTCGTGGAGGGCGTCTTTTAAACGACATAATTGAACGCCTCCAGAGCTACACCGAAGGATCAAGCAATCAAAACATTCTTCTCTATTCAGGGCACGACACAACGATAGCTAGCTTGATACATACCTTAGGGGTAAGAAAGCAAACTGACATCAGGCCTAATTATGGAGCAATGCTATCCCTCGAGTTGTACGAAAACATTGAAGTTAAAAATGATTTAGAAATCAAG ATCGTCTACTACCAAAAGCACTCAGACAATGACCCAATAATTATTGAAATACCGCATTGTAAGGTTCCCTGCCCCTTTAAGAAGTTCTCGATGAACATGCAAACGAAACTAATCAAAAACTACAAGGAATCATGCATACGAAGTTAA